The following proteins come from a genomic window of Vidua chalybeata isolate OUT-0048 chromosome 2, bVidCha1 merged haplotype, whole genome shotgun sequence:
- the CENPJ gene encoding centromere protein J isoform X2 codes for MPTVENLSGEQNFSAHWMLNSTRAGVLLGPSFAGLNFKKENLLPGPEDITALPEEVLHLSDSCSISDDSLCEESASSQALQQCTTGTPFPAAAGNIESSKPDLVHGEVDGQKKPSHSDPLLQKLEQLKELQQQKQEQLKKQQMEQLQRLMEEQQKLLSMVSGQPAALGYTVMAESQKQRPGYSTGLAPSPQLPSSGYQSIFEDRARALVVSSHTQDNNSLQKLNNRECTSSLKTNYSEVSACEKQGKNMRCPEKKMGLLMESEDNHIDPLGVGSADVSENSRGGDQLLTNTEERPIKAAIREKKQTFEEFLEEQIQLEEQRLEQNQKLQETNGSAVQKPVIKRPFLKRGEGLTRFTNAKSKMTKLGENTSKLQQRTLDDRNIIKVDKLQIQKKTVLPGKELVSENPFAPCKKTNHPNKVKRCPIQKTVVLRNHNGENILPLETRMPSGKNHDGQMRDSYLSEINKKIENTENRVEFAKSNTGKTKNKLPGAEKSQLSQELTSAFSNSKCPIGHPVKNSELSFELSFQNKLENWEKEKEKENLELDEFLFLEQAADEISFSSNSSFVQRILERDQQTSKGRRMSSTPIKAKQQQVKVLAVELKNERNKRADCVAQENINDSPVMHTALNSGTDFRMKDPLSETDGVIFSASSMKAAPALKSNHWIVNEDKSECNSDTATDSESEFGATLRHDNKDAKTALVNHRESDPEFFDCGSSVTDISKESKNGGADLGLSDKDCGALSKQKVRKATDEHRSMSCISRNKFEFDDERTWSDLDENYVSIDLPEKYIKTPLQMDFSFKNNTTVPDKAIKRKVASKKEDEMSKESSVDSDTNGPPVSNLMRKLFPSLKPKQKAGCHPEHETKSNVKPELGGNTVPSQLLRERLAELENEIERFRAENTTLSKLREEREHALASIRKEIADFEQKKAQELAEIEEYKKKEIKRLQKERKVFEKYTTEARAIPDKKERDEIQALKQQIAELQEDLKRKEAKWSTTHRRLKDQIEALVNENFELKEEIKIMEKFRLEAWKKVEAAGSKKKIENPGMSLNRAESCLPNRGLKSRTASPLLPAQKCSMINGKSYSQAKVGKLSRTLASGPANERNNSEAMTALEDSSQTFMDTSPNEAYVSPPPAPAFTGSEEIQRETAYPDGKVEKVLKNGCHLIFFPNGTSKKVGSDGKTVTITFFNGDVKQIMPDQTVIYYYADAKTTHTTYSDGLEVLQFSNGQIEKHYPDGKKEITFPDQTIKSLFTDGQEESIFPDGTVVRVQRDGTKTIEFNNGQRELHTPQFKRREYPDGTVKTVYVNGQQETKYVSGRVRVKDKDGNIIMDTKL; via the exons ATGCCAACTGTTGAAAATCTGAGTGGTGAACAAAACTTCAGTGCACATTGGATGCTTAATAGTACCCGTGCTGGAGTCTTACTAGGTCCTAGTTTTGCTGGTTTGAactttaagaaagaaaatttgttaCCTGGACCTGAAGACATCACAGCTTTACCTGAAGAAGTGCTGCATCTATCAGACAGCTGTTCTATAAGTGATGACTCTCTGTGTGAAGagtctgccagctcccaggCACTTCAGCAATGTACCACTGGAACaccttttccagcagcagctggaaacaTAGAAAGCTCTAAACCAGACTTAGTCCATGGTGAAGTGGATGGTCAGAAGAAACCCAGCCACAGTGATCCACTCTTACAAAAGCTTGAACAG CTGAAGGAATTGCAACAGCAGAAACAGGAGCAGTTAAAGAAACAACAGATGGAACAACTTCAAAGGTTaatggaagagcagcagaagctACTTAGCATGGTATCTGGccagccagcagctcttg GTTATACTGTAATGGCTGAAAGTCAAAAGCAGAGACCTGGGTATTCCACAGGCTTAGCACCTTCACCTCAGTTGCCATCGTCTGGATATCAGAGTATCTTTGAAGACAGAGCTCGTGCTCTGGTTGTTTCTTCCCATACACAAGACAACAATTCTTTACAAAAGCTGAACAACAGAGAATGCACCTCATCTTTGAAGACCAATTATTCAGAAGTGTCTGCCTGTGAAAAGCAAG gaaaaaacatgcggtgtccagaaaaaaagatgggATTATTAATGGAGAGTGAAGATAATCACATTGATCCTTTAGGTGTGGGAAGCGCAGATGTCTCTGAAAATTCCCGTGGAGGTGATCAATTGTTGACTAATACAGAGGAAAG ACCTATTAAAGCTGCAATACGTGAGAAGAAACAAACTTTTGAAGAATTCTTGGAAGAACAGATACAACTAGAAGAACAGCGTCTGGAGCAAAACCAGAAGTTACAG GAGACAAATGGATCAGCTGTCCAAAAACCAGTGATCAAGAGACCCTTCCTGAAAAGAGGGGAAGGTTTAACAAGATTCACTAATGCCAAGTCTAAAATGACAAAACTTGGAGAAAACACCTCAAAACTTCAACAAAGGACTTTAGATGATAGAAATATTATTAAAGTGGACAAATtacaaatacagaagaaaactgtGCTTCCTGGCAAAGAACTGGTTTCTGAAAATCCTTTTGCACCatgtaaaaaaaccaaccacccCAATAAAGTAAAACGTTGTCCTATTCAGAAGACAGTGGTACTCAGGAATCAcaatggagaaaatattttgccattaGAAACAAGAATGCCATCAGGAAAAAATCATGATGGACAGATGAGAGATTCTTACCTATCAGAAATTaacaagaaaatagaaaatacagagaacAGAGTAGAATTTGCTAAGTCTAACActggcaaaaccaaaaacaaattACCTGGTGCTGAAAAGTCTCAGTTGTCTCAGGAACTGACCAGTGCCTTTTCTAATTCTAAATGTCCCATAGGTCACCCTGTAAAAAATTCAGAACTGTCTTTTGAActttcatttcagaataaactggagaactgggaaaaagaaaaagaaaaagagaatctAGAATTAGATGAATTTTTGTTTCTAGAACAAGCTGCAGATGAAATATCTTTCTCAAGTAATTCCTCATTTGTGCAAAGGATCTTGGAACGAGACCAGCAAACTTCAAAAGGCCGTAGGATGTCTTCTACTCCTATcaaggcaaagcagcagcaagtcAAGGTGCTGGCTGTCGAActtaaaaatgagagaaataaaagggCAGACTGCGTGGCAcaggaaaatataaatgatAGCCCAGTTATGCATACAGCTTTAAATTCAGGAACAGATTTTAGAATGAAGGATCCATTAAGTGAAACAGATGGTGTAATATTCTCAGCTTCTTCCATgaaagcagctcctgctttaAAAAGTAATCACTGGATTGTAAATGAAGATAAGAGTGAGTGCAACAGTGATACTGCTACAGATTCTGAGAGTGAATTTGGGGCCACATTGAGGCATGACAACAAAGATGCTAAGACAGCCCTTGTGAACCATAGAGAAAGTGATCCAGAATTTTTTGATTGTGGAAGTTCTGTTACAGACATCAGCAAAGAGAGCAAAAATGGAGGTGCTGACCTTGGGTTGTCAGACAAAGATTGTGGTGCACTGTCAAAGCAAAAGGTTAGAAAAGCTACAGATGAACACAGAAGCATGTCTTGTATAAGTAGGAATAAGTTTGAGTTTGATGATGAAAGAACATGGAGTGATCTTGATGAAAATTATGTTAGCATTGATTtacctgaaaaatatattaaaacacCTTTGCAGATGGACTTTTCCTTTAAGAATAATACAACTGTCCCAGACAAAGCAATAAAGAGAAAAGTTGCCTCaaagaaagaagatgaaatgTCCAAAGAGTCTTCAGTGGACAGTGATACAAATGGACCTCCTGTATCAAACCTGATGAGGAAACTGTTTCCTTCACTGAAGCCAAAGCAGAAGGCAGGCTGCCATCCAGAGCATGAAACCAAATCAAATGTGAAACCAGAGCTGGGAG GAAACACTGttccatcccagctgctgagAGAGAGACTTGCTGAGTTGGAAAATGAAATTGAGAGATTCCGAGCTGAAAACACAACTCTGAGTAAACTCCGTGAAGAAAGAGAGCACGCCCTGGCAAGTATCAG GAAAGAAATTGCAGACTTTGAACAGAAGAAAGCCCAAGAACTGGCTGAAAtagaagaatataaaaaaaaggaaattaaaagattGCAAAAGGAGCGTaaagtttttgaaaaatacacCACAGAAGCTAGAGCAATTCCAGATAAAAAAGAACGGGATGAAATTCag GCTTTAAAACAGCAGATTGCAGAGTTACAGGAAGATCTAAAACGAAAAGAGGCAAAATGGTCGACTACCCATCGACGCCTGAAAGATCAAATAGAAGCTTTAGTAAATGAGAATTTTGAGCTAAAAGAGGAAATCAAAATTATGGAGAAGTTTCGTCTAGAAGCCTGGAAGAAAGtagaagctgctggaagcaagaaaaaaatagaaaatcctgGGATGAGTCTAAATAGAGCAGAATCT TGTCTACCAAACAGAGGCCTAAAAAGTCGAACTGCATCTCCGCTTCTTCCAGCACAGAAGTGCAGCATGATAAATGGCAAAAGTTATTCACAAGCAAAAG TAGGAAAACTTTCTAGAACACTTGCATCAGGACCTGCTAATGAGAGAAACAACTCTGAGGCAATGACAGCACTAGAAGATTCTTCTCAGACTTTTATG GACACTTCTCCTAATGAAGCATATGTGTCACCACCACCTGCTCCTGCATTTACAGGCAGTGAAGAGATACAGAGAGAAACTGCTTATCCTGATGGAAAG GTTGAGAAGGTTTTGAAAAATGGCTGTCACCTTATATTTTTCCCAAATGGAACATCGAAAAAAGTGGGCTCTGATGGGAAGACCGTAACTATAACCTTCTTCAATGGGGATGTGAAACAGATTATGCCTGATCAAACAGTG ATTTATTACTATGCTGATGCTAAGACTACTCACACTACATACTCTGATGGCTTAGAGGTCTTGCAGTTTTCAAATGGACAAATAG agAAGCATTATCCTGATGGCAAGAAGGAAATAACCTTCCCCGATCAGACAATTAAGAGTCTATTTACAGATGGCCAAGAAGAAAGTATCTTTCCTGATGGCACCGTTGTTCGTGTGCAGCG AGATGGAACCAAAACTATAGAGTTCAATAATGGCCAGCGAGAACTGCACACACCACAGTTTAAGAGACGGGAGTATCCAGATGGGACTGTCAAGACTGTGTACGTGAATGGACAGCAGGAAACCAAGTATGTCTCTGGGAGAGTCAGAGTAAAGGACAAGGATGGTAATATTATCATGGACACTAAGTTGTAG
- the CENPJ gene encoding centromere protein J isoform X3 produces MPTVENLSGEQNFSAHWMLNSTRAGVLLGPSFAGLNFKKENLLPGPEDITALPEEVLHLSDSCSISDDSLCEESASSQALQQCTTGTPFPAAAGNIESSKPDLVHGEVDGQKKPSHSDPLLQKLEQLKELQQQKQEQLKKQQMEQLQRLMEEQQKLLSMVSGQPAALGYTVMAESQKQRPGYSTGLAPSPQLPSSGYQSIFEDRARALVVSSHTQDNNSLQKLNNRECTSSLKTNYSEVSACEKQGKNMRCPEKKMGLLMESEDNHIDPLGVGSADVSENSRGGDQLLTNTEERPIKAAIREKKQTFEEFLEEQIQLEEQRLEQNQKLQETNGSAVQKPVIKRPFLKRGEGLTRFTNAKSKMTKLGENTSKLQQRTLDDRNIIKVDKLQIQKKTVLPGKELVSENPFAPCKKTNHPNKVKRCPIQKTVVLRNHNGENILPLETRMPSGKNHDGQMRDSYLSEINKKIENTENRVEFAKSNTGKTKNKLPGAEKSQLSQELTSAFSNSKCPIGHPVKNSELSFELSFQNKLENWEKEKEKENLELDEFLFLEQAADEISFSSNSSFVQRILERDQQTSKGRRMSSTPIKAKQQQVKVLAVELKNERNKRADCVAQENINDSPVMHTALNSGTDFRMKDPLSETDGVIFSASSMKAAPALKSNHWIVNEDKSECNSDTATDSESEFGATLRHDNKDAKTALVNHRESDPEFFDCGSSVTDISKESKNGGADLGLSDKDCGALSKQKVRKATDEHRSMSCISRNKFEFDDERTWSDLDENYVSIDLPEKYIKTPLQMDFSFKNNTTVPDKAIKRKVASKKEDEMSKESSVDSDTNGPPVSNLMRKLFPSLKPKQKAGCHPEHETKSNVKPELGGNTVPSQLLRERLAELENEIERFRAENTTLSKLREEREHALASIRKEIADFEQKKAQELAEIEEYKKKEIKRLQKERKVFEKYTTEARAIPDKKERDEIQALKQQIAELQEDLKRKEAKWSTTHRRLKDQIEALVNENFELKEEIKIMEKFRLEAWKKVEAAGSKKKIENPGMSLNRAESCLPNRGLKSRTASPLLPAQKCSMINGKSYSQAKGKLSRTLASGPANERNNSEAMTALEDSSQTFMDTSPNEAYVSPPPAPAFTGSEEIQRETAYPDGKVEKVLKNGCHLIFFPNGTSKKVGSDGKTVTITFFNGDVKQIMPDQTVIYYYADAKTTHTTYSDGLEVLQFSNGQIEKHYPDGKKEITFPDQTIKSLFTDGQEESIFPDGTVVRVQRDGTKTIEFNNGQRELHTPQFKRREYPDGTVKTVYVNGQQETKYVSGRVRVKDKDGNIIMDTKL; encoded by the exons ATGCCAACTGTTGAAAATCTGAGTGGTGAACAAAACTTCAGTGCACATTGGATGCTTAATAGTACCCGTGCTGGAGTCTTACTAGGTCCTAGTTTTGCTGGTTTGAactttaagaaagaaaatttgttaCCTGGACCTGAAGACATCACAGCTTTACCTGAAGAAGTGCTGCATCTATCAGACAGCTGTTCTATAAGTGATGACTCTCTGTGTGAAGagtctgccagctcccaggCACTTCAGCAATGTACCACTGGAACaccttttccagcagcagctggaaacaTAGAAAGCTCTAAACCAGACTTAGTCCATGGTGAAGTGGATGGTCAGAAGAAACCCAGCCACAGTGATCCACTCTTACAAAAGCTTGAACAG CTGAAGGAATTGCAACAGCAGAAACAGGAGCAGTTAAAGAAACAACAGATGGAACAACTTCAAAGGTTaatggaagagcagcagaagctACTTAGCATGGTATCTGGccagccagcagctcttg GTTATACTGTAATGGCTGAAAGTCAAAAGCAGAGACCTGGGTATTCCACAGGCTTAGCACCTTCACCTCAGTTGCCATCGTCTGGATATCAGAGTATCTTTGAAGACAGAGCTCGTGCTCTGGTTGTTTCTTCCCATACACAAGACAACAATTCTTTACAAAAGCTGAACAACAGAGAATGCACCTCATCTTTGAAGACCAATTATTCAGAAGTGTCTGCCTGTGAAAAGCAAG gaaaaaacatgcggtgtccagaaaaaaagatgggATTATTAATGGAGAGTGAAGATAATCACATTGATCCTTTAGGTGTGGGAAGCGCAGATGTCTCTGAAAATTCCCGTGGAGGTGATCAATTGTTGACTAATACAGAGGAAAG ACCTATTAAAGCTGCAATACGTGAGAAGAAACAAACTTTTGAAGAATTCTTGGAAGAACAGATACAACTAGAAGAACAGCGTCTGGAGCAAAACCAGAAGTTACAG GAGACAAATGGATCAGCTGTCCAAAAACCAGTGATCAAGAGACCCTTCCTGAAAAGAGGGGAAGGTTTAACAAGATTCACTAATGCCAAGTCTAAAATGACAAAACTTGGAGAAAACACCTCAAAACTTCAACAAAGGACTTTAGATGATAGAAATATTATTAAAGTGGACAAATtacaaatacagaagaaaactgtGCTTCCTGGCAAAGAACTGGTTTCTGAAAATCCTTTTGCACCatgtaaaaaaaccaaccacccCAATAAAGTAAAACGTTGTCCTATTCAGAAGACAGTGGTACTCAGGAATCAcaatggagaaaatattttgccattaGAAACAAGAATGCCATCAGGAAAAAATCATGATGGACAGATGAGAGATTCTTACCTATCAGAAATTaacaagaaaatagaaaatacagagaacAGAGTAGAATTTGCTAAGTCTAACActggcaaaaccaaaaacaaattACCTGGTGCTGAAAAGTCTCAGTTGTCTCAGGAACTGACCAGTGCCTTTTCTAATTCTAAATGTCCCATAGGTCACCCTGTAAAAAATTCAGAACTGTCTTTTGAActttcatttcagaataaactggagaactgggaaaaagaaaaagaaaaagagaatctAGAATTAGATGAATTTTTGTTTCTAGAACAAGCTGCAGATGAAATATCTTTCTCAAGTAATTCCTCATTTGTGCAAAGGATCTTGGAACGAGACCAGCAAACTTCAAAAGGCCGTAGGATGTCTTCTACTCCTATcaaggcaaagcagcagcaagtcAAGGTGCTGGCTGTCGAActtaaaaatgagagaaataaaagggCAGACTGCGTGGCAcaggaaaatataaatgatAGCCCAGTTATGCATACAGCTTTAAATTCAGGAACAGATTTTAGAATGAAGGATCCATTAAGTGAAACAGATGGTGTAATATTCTCAGCTTCTTCCATgaaagcagctcctgctttaAAAAGTAATCACTGGATTGTAAATGAAGATAAGAGTGAGTGCAACAGTGATACTGCTACAGATTCTGAGAGTGAATTTGGGGCCACATTGAGGCATGACAACAAAGATGCTAAGACAGCCCTTGTGAACCATAGAGAAAGTGATCCAGAATTTTTTGATTGTGGAAGTTCTGTTACAGACATCAGCAAAGAGAGCAAAAATGGAGGTGCTGACCTTGGGTTGTCAGACAAAGATTGTGGTGCACTGTCAAAGCAAAAGGTTAGAAAAGCTACAGATGAACACAGAAGCATGTCTTGTATAAGTAGGAATAAGTTTGAGTTTGATGATGAAAGAACATGGAGTGATCTTGATGAAAATTATGTTAGCATTGATTtacctgaaaaatatattaaaacacCTTTGCAGATGGACTTTTCCTTTAAGAATAATACAACTGTCCCAGACAAAGCAATAAAGAGAAAAGTTGCCTCaaagaaagaagatgaaatgTCCAAAGAGTCTTCAGTGGACAGTGATACAAATGGACCTCCTGTATCAAACCTGATGAGGAAACTGTTTCCTTCACTGAAGCCAAAGCAGAAGGCAGGCTGCCATCCAGAGCATGAAACCAAATCAAATGTGAAACCAGAGCTGGGAG GAAACACTGttccatcccagctgctgagAGAGAGACTTGCTGAGTTGGAAAATGAAATTGAGAGATTCCGAGCTGAAAACACAACTCTGAGTAAACTCCGTGAAGAAAGAGAGCACGCCCTGGCAAGTATCAG GAAAGAAATTGCAGACTTTGAACAGAAGAAAGCCCAAGAACTGGCTGAAAtagaagaatataaaaaaaaggaaattaaaagattGCAAAAGGAGCGTaaagtttttgaaaaatacacCACAGAAGCTAGAGCAATTCCAGATAAAAAAGAACGGGATGAAATTCag GCTTTAAAACAGCAGATTGCAGAGTTACAGGAAGATCTAAAACGAAAAGAGGCAAAATGGTCGACTACCCATCGACGCCTGAAAGATCAAATAGAAGCTTTAGTAAATGAGAATTTTGAGCTAAAAGAGGAAATCAAAATTATGGAGAAGTTTCGTCTAGAAGCCTGGAAGAAAGtagaagctgctggaagcaagaaaaaaatagaaaatcctgGGATGAGTCTAAATAGAGCAGAATCT TGTCTACCAAACAGAGGCCTAAAAAGTCGAACTGCATCTCCGCTTCTTCCAGCACAGAAGTGCAGCATGATAAATGGCAAAAGTTATTCACAAGCAAAAG GAAAACTTTCTAGAACACTTGCATCAGGACCTGCTAATGAGAGAAACAACTCTGAGGCAATGACAGCACTAGAAGATTCTTCTCAGACTTTTATG GACACTTCTCCTAATGAAGCATATGTGTCACCACCACCTGCTCCTGCATTTACAGGCAGTGAAGAGATACAGAGAGAAACTGCTTATCCTGATGGAAAG GTTGAGAAGGTTTTGAAAAATGGCTGTCACCTTATATTTTTCCCAAATGGAACATCGAAAAAAGTGGGCTCTGATGGGAAGACCGTAACTATAACCTTCTTCAATGGGGATGTGAAACAGATTATGCCTGATCAAACAGTG ATTTATTACTATGCTGATGCTAAGACTACTCACACTACATACTCTGATGGCTTAGAGGTCTTGCAGTTTTCAAATGGACAAATAG agAAGCATTATCCTGATGGCAAGAAGGAAATAACCTTCCCCGATCAGACAATTAAGAGTCTATTTACAGATGGCCAAGAAGAAAGTATCTTTCCTGATGGCACCGTTGTTCGTGTGCAGCG AGATGGAACCAAAACTATAGAGTTCAATAATGGCCAGCGAGAACTGCACACACCACAGTTTAAGAGACGGGAGTATCCAGATGGGACTGTCAAGACTGTGTACGTGAATGGACAGCAGGAAACCAAGTATGTCTCTGGGAGAGTCAGAGTAAAGGACAAGGATGGTAATATTATCATGGACACTAAGTTGTAG